One part of the Ignavibacteriales bacterium genome encodes these proteins:
- a CDS encoding PAS domain S-box protein, whose protein sequence is MATPPLVPNRQPYQQPLTLLSFGRENHTRTGAVHTPDQQALLESVWENSAEAMRITNAAGIIVAVNDSYCRMVGMRREELVGEPFTVILDSSADPSVLLATYSKRFLDRSVEPVMNRHLRLRNHHEVFVEAINSYIKGTDGSTFVFSIIRNVTTRRIAERALKESERKYHDLFNNAVQGIFQSTVDGKLLSANAALLRMLGYDSIEELASINLEELYTNPAERASLTMKLSGQGACSNVELSLRRKDGKTIIVLEHSRAVKDAAGNVVSIEGILEDITERKELEARVQENLSALQDSREMLTQLNRQKDRLMSVLSHDLQSPFTSILGFCEILLNDTEKLTDAERKEFLTYIRNSAQQQLALVKRLLDWSRLETGRITLDIRDIDLQKVVRASVQAHLGTAMNKEIALRSTLPADTCIRGDEAMLTQAFNNLISNALKFTPAHGLISIDLKESADEEWILTVKDTGAGIPAADLKRLFKVEEKYTRVGLRGETGTGLGLSLVAEIIKKHSGSITVESEVGAGTTFTIRLHKLAKPQDEAVLVVDDDQGVRVLHSRYLKRMFPDAQVVQASNGNEAFDYAKKYHPRLIVTDYSMPGMNGFEFLKLVKQDPETKDIPVFIITGKDSADGRESLVLSGAEAVLTKPVSSKELQDAVEGVLASRI, encoded by the coding sequence ATGGCAACTCCACCTTTGGTACCAAACAGACAACCGTATCAACAGCCGCTGACGCTTCTCAGCTTCGGCCGTGAAAACCATACCAGGACCGGCGCCGTCCATACGCCCGACCAGCAAGCCCTCCTGGAATCGGTCTGGGAGAATTCCGCCGAGGCGATGAGGATCACCAACGCAGCAGGGATCATCGTCGCGGTCAACGACTCCTACTGCAGAATGGTGGGAATGCGGCGGGAGGAACTGGTTGGAGAGCCGTTCACTGTGATCCTGGATTCTTCTGCTGATCCATCGGTTCTTCTTGCGACCTACAGCAAGCGATTCCTTGATCGCAGCGTCGAGCCGGTCATGAACCGGCATCTGCGATTGAGAAACCACCACGAGGTATTCGTTGAGGCGATCAACTCCTACATCAAAGGGACCGATGGTTCGACATTTGTGTTCAGCATCATCCGCAACGTCACCACCAGACGTATCGCCGAAAGAGCGCTGAAAGAAAGCGAGCGTAAGTATCACGATTTGTTCAACAACGCGGTGCAGGGAATTTTTCAAAGCACCGTGGATGGGAAGCTCCTCTCGGCCAATGCAGCGCTCCTCCGCATGCTGGGGTACGATTCCATCGAAGAACTCGCCTCGATCAATCTTGAAGAGTTATACACCAACCCCGCGGAGCGGGCTTCTCTGACGATGAAGCTTTCCGGACAGGGAGCATGTTCAAACGTCGAGCTCTCCTTGCGGCGCAAGGACGGGAAAACGATCATCGTACTGGAGCATTCGCGTGCGGTCAAGGACGCCGCAGGAAACGTGGTCTCGATCGAAGGGATCCTCGAAGACATCACAGAACGGAAGGAGCTCGAAGCCCGGGTTCAGGAGAATCTCTCTGCACTGCAGGATTCACGCGAGATGCTCACCCAGCTGAACCGGCAGAAGGACCGGCTGATGTCGGTGCTCTCGCACGACCTCCAGTCTCCGTTCACAAGCATCCTCGGATTTTGCGAGATTCTGCTCAACGATACCGAAAAGCTCACCGATGCCGAGCGGAAGGAGTTCCTCACGTACATTCGCAACTCAGCCCAGCAGCAGCTTGCGCTGGTCAAGAGACTACTCGATTGGTCACGGCTGGAAACCGGCCGCATCACGCTGGACATCCGCGATATCGACCTCCAGAAAGTCGTCAGGGCCAGCGTGCAGGCTCATCTCGGCACAGCGATGAACAAGGAAATCGCTCTCCGCTCGACCCTCCCAGCCGATACGTGCATCCGGGGAGACGAGGCGATGTTGACGCAGGCCTTCAACAATCTTATCAGCAATGCGTTGAAATTCACGCCAGCGCACGGGCTGATTTCAATCGATCTCAAGGAGTCGGCGGACGAGGAGTGGATACTCACAGTAAAGGACACGGGGGCCGGGATCCCGGCTGCTGATCTCAAGAGGCTCTTCAAGGTCGAGGAAAAGTACACCAGGGTGGGATTGCGCGGCGAGACAGGAACCGGACTCGGCCTCTCGCTGGTCGCCGAGATCATCAAGAAACATTCCGGCTCGATCACGGTCGAGAGCGAAGTCGGCGCCGGGACCACCTTCACGATCCGGCTCCACAAACTTGCGAAGCCTCAGGACGAGGCGGTGTTGGTTGTGGATGACGATCAGGGGGTACGGGTGCTTCACTCGCGCTACCTGAAGCGCATGTTCCCGGACGCGCAGGTGGTGCAGGCGTCAAACGGCAACGAGGCGTTCGACTACGCCAAGAAGTATCACCCCCGCCTCATTGTGACAGATTATTCGATGCCGGGCATGAACGGGTTCGAGTTCCTCAAACTCGTCAAACAAGATCCCGAGACAAAGGACATTCCGGTGTTCATCATCACCGGCAAGGATTCAGCGGACGGACGCGAGAGCCTCGTTCTGAGCGGAGCCGAAGCGGTCCTCACGAAACCGGTGTCGTCGAAAGAGCTTCAGGATGCTGTCGAAGGAGTCCTGGCAAGCAGGATATAG
- a CDS encoding ABC transporter permease subunit → MWKTIAEKELRDHLQSTRFLVAASVSTLLIVMSIWLGITHYKARSAQYEQGVQMMLDLASQQTNWMMVSPSAWRKPGAMEILSNGVNSDIGRYSDIGPYRDVRLVRSEYSDDPMLAAFQFLDPTFVVLIVLSLIAILFTYNAVNGEKESGTLKLVFANRVSKAEYIVGKLVGSWLAILAPVLISFLVGVLLLVLLGVNLSASSWGQYAIFVLASILYATCFMLLGVFVSALTHRSSVSFLILLVVWICAVLIVPKAATMLAGRAMPVPTVDEIESKLASYSSQTRTEGMNALMKRSRELFRSGAEMKPEERQTMIATLQKENEAKRKEMEQQITEYSARVYEDYYNQKSGQELLAFSLAKLSPASQFQLATMKLSGTDVALKKRYEDAMKEYKAQYSAYAQQKGGGGMNFRMSVGRGSSSAAMVGPTPTKIDVSEMPKFKDPDYSFGTSVVGALFDLGLLALFNVFAFVGAFVAFLRFDMR, encoded by the coding sequence ATGTGGAAAACGATCGCTGAGAAAGAACTCCGGGATCATCTCCAGAGTACACGTTTTCTTGTCGCGGCCAGCGTCAGCACGTTGCTTATTGTGATGAGTATCTGGTTGGGCATCACGCATTACAAAGCCAGGTCCGCCCAGTACGAACAGGGCGTTCAGATGATGCTGGATCTCGCGTCCCAGCAAACCAACTGGATGATGGTGAGCCCCTCCGCCTGGCGGAAACCGGGAGCGATGGAGATCCTCTCCAACGGCGTAAACAGCGACATCGGCCGGTATTCGGATATCGGACCGTACCGGGACGTCCGGCTCGTCCGGAGCGAGTATTCAGACGACCCCATGCTTGCGGCGTTTCAGTTTCTCGATCCGACTTTTGTCGTGTTGATCGTGCTGAGCCTCATCGCGATTCTCTTTACGTACAACGCTGTCAACGGCGAGAAGGAGAGCGGCACGCTGAAGCTTGTCTTTGCGAACAGAGTTTCGAAAGCGGAGTATATTGTGGGCAAACTCGTCGGAAGCTGGCTCGCAATCCTCGCCCCTGTTCTGATCTCATTCCTTGTCGGAGTTCTCCTGCTCGTTCTTCTCGGAGTGAATCTGAGCGCGTCCTCCTGGGGGCAATATGCAATCTTTGTCCTCGCGTCCATTCTCTATGCCACGTGTTTCATGCTCCTGGGGGTATTCGTTTCCGCGTTGACACACAGGTCCAGCGTTTCGTTCCTTATCCTGCTCGTTGTCTGGATTTGCGCAGTGCTCATTGTGCCGAAGGCAGCGACGATGCTCGCAGGGCGTGCAATGCCGGTACCGACCGTTGACGAAATCGAGAGCAAGCTCGCAAGCTATTCGAGTCAGACCCGGACCGAAGGGATGAATGCGTTGATGAAGAGGTCGAGAGAACTCTTCAGGTCAGGAGCGGAAATGAAGCCCGAGGAGCGGCAGACCATGATCGCGACGCTGCAGAAGGAAAACGAAGCGAAGCGGAAGGAAATGGAACAGCAGATCACCGAGTATTCGGCGCGGGTGTACGAAGACTACTACAATCAGAAAAGCGGGCAGGAGCTCCTGGCGTTCTCTCTCGCGAAACTCTCGCCGGCTTCGCAATTCCAGCTTGCAACCATGAAGCTCTCCGGCACCGATGTCGCATTGAAGAAGCGTTACGAAGACGCCATGAAAGAATATAAAGCGCAGTACTCAGCCTACGCTCAGCAAAAGGGGGGCGGCGGAATGAATTTCCGTATGTCGGTTGGCCGCGGTTCATCTTCGGCTGCCATGGTCGGACCCACGCCGACTAAAATCGATGTCTCCGAGATGCCAAAATTCAAGGATCCTGACTACTCATTCGGCACGTCGGTGGTTGGTGCGCTGTTTGACCTCGGATTGCTGGCGCTGTTCAATGTTTTTGCCTTCGTGGGGGCCTTCGTGGCCTTCTTGCGTTTCGATATGAGGTAG
- a CDS encoding helix-turn-helix transcriptional regulator encodes MRSERTVMRTIQARFGSVVRGQRLSAGLSQQELAHRSGLHRTYVTDVERGARNPSLNSIKKLSDALGVSLSSLFNLVEELERQDRTSDPVSGAKNPGK; translated from the coding sequence ATGCGCAGCGAACGAACAGTCATGAGGACGATTCAGGCGAGATTCGGTTCTGTGGTCAGGGGTCAAAGGCTCAGCGCCGGGTTGTCCCAGCAAGAACTCGCTCACCGGTCCGGCCTGCATCGAACGTACGTCACCGACGTCGAGCGGGGAGCGCGTAATCCTTCACTCAACAGCATCAAAAAGCTCTCCGATGCACTTGGCGTGTCGCTTTCGAGTCTCTTCAATCTTGTCGAAGAACTTGAGCGCCAGGATCGCACTTCCGACCCCGTGTCGGGCGCGAAAAATCCCGGGAAATGA
- a CDS encoding hybrid sensor histidine kinase/response regulator: MKRILIVDDEPSYRETIGSVLRQSGYLVCEAEDGDKAIDLAQSAQPDVIISDVMMERLDGFGLLGRLRMDPTTSMIPFIFTTGLSDKDSMRKGMSLGADDFLVKPFSSAELLSAIDTRLAMRDELRQEVEKRLSQLRSCISLALPHEIRTPLASIIGFADVLADEASVLSYEEVMESGKLVKKAGMRLRHLLENFMVYSQIEIVATDPERLAAFKRAQLPHTSDLIEELSRIKADSWGRSSDLVLDLSPCPAAISQLYLKKIGDELVDNAFKFSEIGTRVEVRACREGNSFVLSVADSGRGMNREQVASLGAYVQFERAYHEQQGTGLGLSIAKRLTEMHGGKMEFEANFGAGLIVRAIIPLPPE; this comes from the coding sequence ATGAAACGAATATTAATTGTTGATGATGAACCCTCGTACCGCGAGACGATCGGCAGCGTGCTCCGGCAGTCGGGATATCTCGTCTGCGAGGCGGAGGACGGAGACAAGGCCATTGACCTTGCGCAGAGCGCTCAGCCCGACGTTATTATCTCCGACGTGATGATGGAGCGCCTCGACGGATTCGGCCTCCTTGGCCGGTTGCGGATGGACCCGACAACAAGTATGATCCCGTTCATTTTCACCACGGGGCTGTCCGACAAGGATTCGATGCGAAAGGGGATGTCCCTGGGTGCGGACGATTTCCTCGTGAAGCCCTTCAGCAGCGCAGAACTCCTCTCCGCAATCGACACGCGCCTTGCGATGCGCGACGAACTCAGGCAGGAAGTGGAGAAGAGACTTTCGCAGCTTCGCTCGTGCATTTCGCTCGCGCTGCCGCATGAGATCAGAACACCGCTTGCAAGTATCATAGGGTTTGCCGACGTCCTCGCCGATGAAGCGTCCGTGCTCTCGTACGAGGAAGTCATGGAGAGCGGAAAGCTCGTGAAGAAGGCGGGCATGCGTCTCCGGCATCTTCTCGAAAACTTCATGGTCTATTCGCAGATCGAGATAGTCGCCACCGACCCGGAGCGGCTTGCGGCGTTTAAGCGGGCGCAATTGCCCCACACGTCTGACCTCATCGAAGAGCTCAGCCGCATCAAGGCGGATTCCTGGGGGCGCTCATCTGATCTGGTACTCGACCTTTCCCCCTGTCCAGCCGCCATATCCCAATTGTATCTGAAGAAAATTGGCGACGAACTCGTTGACAACGCGTTCAAATTCTCCGAAATAGGTACACGGGTGGAGGTTCGAGCCTGCCGTGAAGGGAATTCATTCGTCCTCTCCGTTGCTGATTCAGGCCGCGGCATGAACCGTGAACAGGTGGCAAGCCTGGGGGCGTACGTCCAGTTTGAAAGGGCGTACCATGAGCAGCAGGGAACGGGACTGGGATTGTCCATCGCCAAGCGATTGACGGAGATGCATGGGGGGAAGATGGAATTCGAAGCGAATTTCGGTGCAGGATTGATCGTACGCGCGATCATCCCGCTGCCACCGGAGTGA
- a CDS encoding AMP-binding protein, whose product MPPLQKLTLSALLQNSATEFADRPALCAIGGEQFTYTSLNHLVQTVSDLLNNRGVITGDRVAILSENKPQWGIAYFAITVMGAVAVPILADFHTTEVHHIIQHAECKAVFVSKRLYGKIETLELRNLTTVILLDDFTLVPPRTAKDSLKEFFEEGEREFARLKERALKFVGLLSATVEESDLAAIVYTSGTTGHSKGVMLTHKNIVADAIATTKLVSIGPQDRMLSILPLAHMYECTLGMITAILAGASVSYLDKPPTAGVLLPALELVRPTIMLSVPLVIEKMFKTRILPRLTGSPVTRGLYRVPFVRKRLHRIAGKKLLKTFGGALKLFCIGGAPLAADVEQFLREAKFPYAIGYGLTETSPLVVGTDPQTTRHQSAGKPLVGMNIRIENPDPANGEGEILVQGPTVMKGYYKDPAKTAEVLTKDGWLHTGDLGVIDRDGYVFVKGRLKNMILGSNGKNVYPEEIESIINEFEIVLESLVFQQNNQIAARIHLNYEDLDRRFASENLPESKIRERVKALLEDLRRQINARLSSHSRLQALIEQTEPFEKTPTQKIKRHLYV is encoded by the coding sequence ATGCCCCCCCTTCAAAAACTGACGTTAAGCGCTCTTCTGCAAAACAGTGCAACTGAGTTTGCAGATCGCCCTGCTCTCTGCGCAATAGGCGGCGAGCAATTCACATATACATCACTCAATCATCTCGTCCAGACTGTTTCTGATCTCCTGAACAACCGGGGTGTCATCACCGGGGACAGGGTGGCAATCCTGAGCGAGAACAAGCCGCAGTGGGGGATCGCCTACTTCGCCATCACGGTCATGGGGGCGGTGGCGGTTCCGATCCTTGCGGATTTTCACACGACGGAAGTGCACCACATCATCCAGCACGCCGAATGCAAGGCCGTCTTCGTCTCGAAACGGCTGTACGGGAAAATCGAGACACTCGAACTTCGCAACCTCACGACGGTTATCCTGCTCGATGATTTCACGCTCGTCCCGCCCAGGACGGCGAAGGACAGCCTGAAGGAATTTTTCGAAGAAGGGGAGCGGGAGTTTGCTCGGCTGAAAGAGCGCGCCCTGAAGTTTGTCGGTCTGCTCTCGGCTACGGTGGAAGAGAGCGACCTGGCGGCCATCGTGTACACGTCCGGCACGACCGGTCATTCAAAAGGGGTCATGCTGACCCACAAGAACATCGTGGCCGACGCCATCGCAACGACCAAACTTGTCTCTATTGGACCTCAGGACAGAATGCTTTCCATTCTTCCTCTCGCGCATATGTATGAGTGCACGTTGGGGATGATCACGGCCATTCTGGCGGGAGCGTCGGTGTCATACCTCGACAAACCTCCGACAGCCGGCGTCCTGCTGCCGGCGTTGGAACTTGTGCGGCCGACGATCATGCTCTCAGTGCCGCTGGTGATCGAAAAAATGTTCAAGACGAGGATCCTGCCGCGGTTGACGGGATCTCCGGTGACGCGCGGTCTGTATCGTGTACCGTTTGTTCGGAAGCGGCTGCATAGAATTGCGGGAAAGAAGCTGCTGAAGACCTTTGGCGGGGCACTGAAGCTTTTCTGTATCGGCGGTGCGCCGCTTGCCGCCGACGTGGAGCAGTTCCTCCGCGAAGCAAAGTTCCCGTACGCAATCGGGTACGGGCTCACCGAGACATCGCCGCTTGTCGTGGGCACCGATCCTCAAACCACGAGGCACCAATCGGCCGGCAAGCCGCTTGTCGGCATGAACATCCGCATCGAAAACCCTGACCCTGCGAACGGGGAGGGGGAGATACTCGTCCAGGGACCGACGGTCATGAAAGGCTACTACAAAGACCCTGCGAAGACCGCAGAAGTGCTGACGAAAGACGGCTGGCTCCATACCGGGGATCTCGGCGTCATCGACCGGGACGGATACGTGTTTGTCAAAGGGAGGCTCAAGAACATGATCCTCGGATCGAACGGCAAAAACGTGTACCCCGAGGAGATAGAATCGATCATCAACGAGTTTGAAATCGTCCTCGAGTCGCTCGTGTTCCAGCAGAACAACCAGATCGCCGCCCGGATTCATTTGAACTACGAGGACCTCGACCGGAGATTCGCCAGCGAAAACCTCCCGGAATCAAAGATCCGGGAGCGTGTCAAGGCGCTCCTCGAAGACCTCCGCCGTCAGATCAACGCCCGCCTGTCGTCCCACTCGCGACTCCAGGCGCTCATAGAACAAACCGAACCCTTCGAGAAGACTCCAACGCAGAAGATAAAAAGACATTTGTACGTCTGA
- a CDS encoding ABC transporter permease — protein MLKILLEKELRDIIYSTKFAITFAAAAVLVLLSFYVGVRNYHESMREYEAAKATNSASIAAATDWRQVQNRVFRKPQPLEVLVNGVTNDVGRTTDMRSSGELTLINSRFSADPLFAVFRFLDLNFVVIIVFSLFAILFGYDAINGEKESGTLKLVFSNRVSRASFIMSKLLGSVIALGVPLLVPLLIGCLMLLGLGVPMSGDEWIRLGLLIFAGLLSFGVFLTLSIMISAMVTRSSVSFLLSLVVWIFSVLIVPKGSVLLASQIASVPSMDAIESQKRKFTADQMTKRMAAMQQWFSSRSTGMDTSFVSKFAAYQDSVTKSSEQERQDFYGRLNEDWRNKKDWQEQWAFGISRVSPTAVFQIAAMNLSGTDVGMKFRYLQELDRYQDSYAKFIQAKTGSMADYMRVVIRRFSSTQSDEDKQKKLNPSELPEFVAQPRPLGSTIAASLFDLGLLVVLNALFFGGAFVAFLRFDLR, from the coding sequence ATGTTGAAGATTCTCCTCGAAAAAGAGCTTCGTGACATCATTTACTCGACGAAATTCGCCATCACGTTTGCTGCCGCGGCGGTTCTCGTGTTGCTCAGTTTCTACGTGGGAGTACGAAATTACCACGAAAGCATGCGGGAATATGAAGCCGCAAAGGCAACGAACTCCGCATCCATTGCCGCGGCGACCGATTGGAGGCAGGTTCAGAACCGGGTGTTCCGGAAACCGCAGCCGTTGGAAGTGCTTGTCAACGGCGTCACGAACGATGTGGGCCGAACCACCGACATGCGTTCTTCGGGAGAGCTGACCCTGATCAACAGCCGGTTCAGCGCCGATCCGTTGTTTGCCGTGTTCAGATTTCTCGATCTGAACTTTGTCGTCATCATCGTCTTCAGTCTATTTGCGATCCTCTTCGGCTACGACGCGATCAACGGGGAGAAGGAGTCGGGGACGCTCAAGCTCGTCTTTTCAAACAGAGTCTCGCGTGCAAGCTTCATCATGAGTAAATTGCTCGGGAGCGTGATCGCCCTCGGCGTTCCGCTGCTCGTGCCGCTGTTGATCGGCTGCCTGATGCTGCTCGGCCTCGGAGTGCCGATGAGCGGGGACGAATGGATCCGGCTCGGGTTGCTCATCTTCGCCGGGCTCCTCAGTTTCGGCGTCTTTCTCACGCTCAGCATCATGATCTCGGCGATGGTCACGCGCTCGAGCGTATCGTTCCTGCTGTCTCTGGTTGTCTGGATTTTCTCCGTTCTCATTGTTCCGAAGGGGAGCGTCCTGCTGGCGTCGCAGATTGCGTCGGTGCCCAGCATGGATGCGATCGAATCGCAGAAGCGGAAGTTCACCGCAGACCAGATGACGAAGCGGATGGCGGCGATGCAGCAGTGGTTCAGCAGCCGTTCGACGGGAATGGATACAAGTTTCGTATCGAAATTCGCCGCCTACCAGGACAGTGTGACGAAATCATCTGAACAGGAACGGCAGGACTTCTATGGCAGGCTCAACGAAGACTGGCGAAACAAGAAGGACTGGCAGGAGCAGTGGGCATTCGGGATCTCAAGGGTCTCGCCGACCGCCGTATTCCAGATTGCGGCGATGAATCTTTCGGGTACGGACGTCGGGATGAAGTTCCGGTACTTGCAGGAGCTGGACCGCTACCAGGATTCCTATGCGAAATTCATACAGGCGAAAACGGGGTCGATGGCGGACTATATGCGCGTGGTGATCAGGCGATTCAGCAGCACGCAGAGCGACGAGGATAAACAGAAGAAGTTGAATCCATCTGAGCTTCCCGAGTTTGTCGCGCAACCCCGCCCGCTCGGGAGCACCATCGCCGCATCCTTGTTCGATCTAGGCTTGCTCGTTGTCTTGAATGCGCTGTTCTTCGGCGGGGCGTTTGTTGCGTTTCTGAGATTCGATCTGCGCTAA
- a CDS encoding ABC transporter ATP-binding protein, whose protein sequence is MDQNNILEAQTLTKVYEDGLCALDHVSFSVKAGEIFCLLGDNGAGKTTTINLFLGFLNPTEGTALINGIDVTKDPLAAKQHVAYLSDVVMLYPNFTARQNLDFFARLGGRQNLKKDDYYSVLRQVGLQEKAFEQRLKGFSKGMRQKVGLAIAIVKEAPAIILDEPTSGLDPKAANEFLTILHQLRAQGRAILISTHDIFRAKEISDTVGIMSEGKLLAIKTRAELEHENLEKLYLDYIQGKVAA, encoded by the coding sequence ATGGATCAAAACAACATACTTGAAGCGCAGACGCTGACCAAAGTCTACGAAGACGGACTCTGCGCGCTCGATCACGTCTCGTTCTCCGTCAAAGCGGGGGAGATTTTCTGTCTGTTGGGGGACAACGGCGCCGGGAAGACGACGACCATCAACCTGTTCCTTGGATTCTTGAATCCGACCGAAGGGACCGCACTCATCAACGGGATTGACGTGACGAAAGATCCTCTCGCGGCCAAGCAGCACGTCGCGTATCTTTCCGACGTGGTGATGTTGTACCCGAATTTCACCGCCCGGCAGAACCTGGACTTTTTTGCCCGCCTGGGGGGGAGACAGAACCTCAAGAAGGACGATTACTATAGTGTGCTTCGACAGGTCGGACTGCAGGAGAAGGCGTTCGAGCAAAGGCTGAAAGGCTTCTCGAAAGGCATGAGGCAGAAGGTCGGTCTCGCCATCGCGATCGTCAAAGAAGCTCCGGCGATCATTCTCGATGAGCCCACGAGCGGGCTGGATCCGAAAGCGGCGAACGAATTCCTGACCATCCTTCATCAACTCCGCGCACAGGGGCGTGCAATTCTGATCAGCACGCACGATATCTTCCGCGCAAAAGAGATCTCGGACACTGTCGGCATCATGAGCGAAGGAAAGCTCCTCGCCATCAAAACGCGGGCGGAGCTTGAACACGAGAACCTCGAAAAACTGTACCTGGATTACATCCAGGGCAAAGTCGCCGCTTGA
- a CDS encoding 4Fe-4S binding protein produces MQDEIYRRLARVLDALPNKFPATESGVELKMLAKLFTEEEASLACLMQLAAEPVTDIANRAGTDPKETRNTLKRMMAKGLIDIRKGEGEFSYALRPFVVGFYEGQLQRMDPEMAGLFEEYYRQTKGGVLRPTPALHRVIPVEKAIPLEVQIHPYERASDILEGAKSWGVRDCICRVQQHLLGKNCAHPVETCLVFSHGEHAFDRSKVDRALTKEEALKILRETEEAGLVHSSGNYRDGVEYICNCCICCCGIMRGIAEFGIMSAVAHSDFQIVVEGDSCNGCEACVGRCQFEALTMTEGVAVANYLHCVGCGLCVLVCPTDALHLNRRKAGEVPVPPTDIAAWREQRESAQ; encoded by the coding sequence ATGCAGGATGAAATCTACCGCCGCCTGGCCAGGGTGCTTGATGCGCTCCCGAACAAATTCCCGGCGACGGAAAGCGGAGTGGAATTGAAGATGCTCGCAAAGCTCTTCACCGAGGAGGAGGCATCGCTTGCCTGCCTGATGCAACTGGCGGCTGAGCCGGTGACAGATATCGCCAACCGCGCTGGAACAGATCCGAAGGAGACACGAAACACGCTCAAGCGGATGATGGCAAAAGGGCTTATCGACATTCGAAAAGGGGAGGGAGAGTTTTCTTACGCCCTCCGTCCCTTTGTTGTGGGGTTCTACGAGGGGCAGCTGCAGAGGATGGATCCGGAAATGGCCGGGCTTTTTGAAGAGTATTACCGGCAAACAAAAGGCGGCGTTCTGCGGCCGACCCCTGCATTGCATCGCGTCATTCCGGTCGAAAAAGCGATACCCCTTGAGGTCCAGATTCATCCTTACGAGCGAGCGTCTGATATACTGGAGGGGGCAAAATCATGGGGCGTGCGTGATTGTATCTGCCGCGTCCAGCAGCACCTTTTGGGAAAGAACTGCGCACATCCGGTTGAAACGTGTCTCGTCTTCTCGCACGGAGAGCACGCGTTCGACCGAAGCAAGGTTGACCGGGCCCTCACGAAAGAAGAGGCATTGAAAATTCTGCGTGAGACCGAGGAGGCCGGACTCGTGCATTCCTCCGGTAATTACCGCGATGGGGTCGAGTACATCTGCAACTGCTGTATTTGCTGTTGCGGCATCATGCGCGGTATTGCAGAGTTCGGGATCATGAGTGCCGTTGCGCATTCCGATTTCCAGATTGTTGTGGAAGGTGATTCATGTAATGGCTGCGAAGCGTGCGTCGGGCGATGCCAGTTTGAGGCGCTGACAATGACCGAGGGAGTCGCTGTGGCCAACTATCTCCACTGTGTCGGTTGCGGTCTGTGCGTTCTCGTTTGTCCCACCGACGCTCTCCATCTCAATCGCCGCAAGGCAGGAGAGGTCCCTGTGCCGCCGACGGACATCGCAGCCTGGAGGGAGCAGCGTGAATCGGCTCAATAG
- a CDS encoding T9SS type A sorting domain-containing protein: MLGRRRNENWITALAALAVMLQSQAAVADNRLVLRKESDNLIAVELSNTDAVAGFQFSVNGRGGVTFGEYQGSERTSEASLGIYQYLKDDSTLNIVILAPVRSALPVGNGVIGKIFFALTKNAGADTARVFLSKVVLCTAQAQYLDVTATQVEWNLHAKVDSKQMNFALNQNYPNPFNPSTTISYRLDKPAQVRLAVYDITGRQVESLVDQHQLEGQYTVKWNASVHAASQLASGMYFARLQVGDQVAVQKMILAK; the protein is encoded by the coding sequence ATGCTCGGACGCAGAAGAAATGAAAATTGGATTACGGCTCTGGCAGCACTGGCGGTGATGCTTCAATCACAGGCAGCGGTCGCTGACAACAGGCTTGTCCTCAGGAAAGAATCGGACAATCTCATTGCGGTGGAGCTGTCGAACACCGACGCCGTTGCGGGTTTCCAGTTTTCTGTCAACGGGCGTGGAGGAGTCACATTTGGAGAGTATCAGGGAAGCGAACGGACCTCTGAGGCGAGCCTGGGTATTTATCAGTACCTCAAGGATGATTCGACACTGAATATCGTCATCCTTGCCCCGGTGCGCTCGGCTCTGCCGGTCGGTAACGGCGTGATCGGAAAGATCTTCTTCGCGCTGACGAAGAACGCCGGAGCCGATACCGCCCGCGTGTTCCTCAGCAAGGTTGTTCTGTGTACCGCGCAGGCGCAATATCTCGATGTCACCGCAACGCAGGTCGAATGGAATCTGCATGCGAAGGTGGATTCAAAGCAGATGAATTTTGCGCTTAACCAGAACTACCCGAATCCGTTCAATCCCTCCACCACGATTTCATACCGGCTTGACAAACCAGCGCAGGTGCGGTTAGCGGTCTATGATATCACAGGTCGACAGGTCGAAAGTCTGGTTGATCAGCATCAGCTGGAGGGGCAGTACACAGTGAAATGGAATGCATCTGTCCACGCGGCGTCCCAGCTTGCCTCGGGAATGTATTTTGCCAGATTGCAGGTAGGCGATCAGGTCGCAGTTCAAAAAATGATCCTTGCAAAGTAA